From Gottschalkiaceae bacterium SANA:
AGTCTTTTGCTTGTAAAACACTAGCTAGAATTCCATCAATAGAAAGCAAAATATAGGCCAACAAATAGGCAGAAAAATTCAAGGGCCAACCCAGAGGAATCAGATAGCCAATGACGCCTCCCGCGAGTATTCCTAGCATCAAATACTTCATTTATCTTCTCCTCTCATAACCTAAAATTTCTAAATTTTCACTGACTAATACACGAACCTCCAGGTTGTATACAGAACGAAGTAGATCCGTATACGTATTGGGTGCCGTAACCGCTGCAAACAAAACTGAAGGATCTCCAATCACTTTCATAACAAATGGAGCAGTTGTGCTCTCATCATTCACCCAGATAATCGGACCTCCGCATTGGATTTTCGATCCCCAAGTCACCCGTTCCCCTTCAATGCTTATCGCTTCTGCACCTGCAGCTCGAAGATCGTTGACAATATTTAAAATATCCGTATTATGAACCAAGTCAAACATTTCTACCTGTTCTCCATCATTGGACCGATCATTCACTTTAATCAGGATCCCAGGCCCCTTCACAGCTTGAGAACCAGAAAGAATCCTTTTTTCCTTCAAGTCTTCGCGTAAATACGCAAGGGTTTCTATTTCATCGGTTAGACTCTGATAGGTCTCGAGGATCTGAGCCCTCTCTATCAAGGAATCCTCTCGCGTTTGAATCTGTTCTGATAAAATTTCAATTTGATTTTCCAAACGAATCAATTCTGATTTATCTGCTTCCTGAAGTCGACTCGATTGAACACGAGCAAGCCACAATAAACAAAATCCAAGAACCAGTGAAGCGATAAACAAGGTGAGTTTTCTCTTATCATTCATTGTCAACACCCCTTATAAACCGACTGGATTTACGAGGAACTTGGCTTTTTAAGATCATTTTTTCTTGTTTGACAACCTCTACTTCCAAACCCAAATAATTCTCGATAGCAAAAACAATACCGCCCTTCAGGTCTAAAGCAGCGGCTAATTTATCAGGATCTCCGATAGCACGAATCACAATGGGGCTTCCAATGGAAATTCCATTGACATTAATATGTGAACCAACCTTAAGAATCTCAGTCCGCGCAGTATAGCGTTCCCCATTGATCTCAATAGCTTCTGCGTCAGCAACATTCAAATAACTGATCACATCATGTAAAATCTCCGTATTATCTGCCAAAACGCTCATGTTTGGATATAGATTGTCCTCTTGAATTCGAACTTCAACCCCGGGTCCTTGGGCCTGGGTATAACCTAATTTCATTTCAAGTTCATCGATAGTGTCAATATATCGATTTACGATTTCATCACTAGACTTGGTTTGATCCCGCAAAAAATCGTTCTCCGTCTCCAACACCGCAATGGTTTCCGACTGGTGGTTCAACTCCTTTTTAAGGGTTTGAATCTGCTGCAACAAAGCCTCATTGCCATAGGGATAGCGCTGTTCGATTTCCATTTGGGAAGCAACCCGAACCCCAACAACACAAATTACACCAATTATTAAGCCTTCAATCCATCGTTTTTTCATAGCCTCACCTACTCTTCTTGCAAAAATCTAGCATCATAACCTGCTTCTAATTGAATGGTCCCTTCTGAAATCCCCTTACGAGACAAATCACTGACAATTCTCGCAAGCATATCCACAATATAGGGGCCATCTATCATATCCGACACTTCTACCTTCAAACGTTTTGTCAGCCAAAACTCCATTTCTTGATCATTAAGCTTTGTCATACGAAATGCACGTTCGCCAACAAGCGTGTCTTTCCAATTCAAAATTTCCAGCAAGCAATCCCAACGTTCTTCTGAAACATTGCTAGGCTTCATTCCAAGTTCAACTTCCAATGGTACTTCAATCAATTCGGTATCGCCATCCCAAGAATCACTTGAATTTACATAATCCAAAAAGATTCCTTTTTCATCCATGACTACGATGCGTTTATCCATCAGTTGAAGCTGATATCGAGGGCTTCGTTCATCGATTACAATTTCCAATTGATTAGGCAAACTACGTTTAATTGAACTCGATTGAATCCAGGGCAAATTCTCAAGATTACGTTCAACTTGTTTCAAATTAATATTCCATAGCATCTGTTGCGATTCCACATGGGCTGCAGCTATTATTTCCTCTTCCGATAATTGGTCTTCTCCATGAACCACAATCGTGTCAACGCCAAAAACAAGGTATTGGTAGCTGAGCATACCTAAAAGGCAGCAAAACACCATCCCCATCACAAGCCAACTCGACACTTCTTTGATTCTATTCACCATGTTTCACACGCTCCCAAATTAATTGAAATATTTCTTGTGTCACCAATGGATTCGACATTTCACGGGACTGGCTCGCCATTTTCTTTCGCAAATCTGAATCAGATCGCAATTTCTCTACAGCATCCATCAGCCATTGGCCCGTCAAATCCTTCTCTTCACACATCAAACTGGCCCCTGCATCCACCATGGCTTTGGCGTTAAAGAATTGATGGTATTCTGTTGTGTATGCCTTTGGTATCAAGATTGATGCTTTACCCAAAGCCTGCAATTCTGCGATGGTAATAGCTCCAGCACCCGTAACTACCAAATCTGCATCCACCATATCATCAAAAATTTCCGGTAAATAGGCCCGCACTTGAACCTGGTCTGGAAGATTATCTATTTCACTGATAAAGGCTTCATAATGCCTAACTCCGGTCGCATGCGTCCATATAAAATTAATTTTCGTTTCTTGTAAAAGTTCAAGAACAGCCTTATTTAAAGAGGTTTGCCCCCCGGATCCCCCAAAGGAAAGAACATGGAATTCTTTAGATTTTTTTTCACTCACATCATAAAACGCCTTTCTAACAGGATTCCCAACCAATCGAATCTCCCTTGCTCGCTTCAGCCATTTATGACTCTCCTCAAACGCTGTAAACACGAGGTTTACCCGCCTGGATAGAATGCGGTTGGTAACTCCAGGATACGCATTTTGTTCTTGGATTGCTGTAAAGACACCCGGAAAAAATGTCCCCATCATCACGATCGGACCACTGACATACCCCCCGGTTCCTATCACAACGTCTGGTTTAAAGGACCGCATGACTGAAAAAGCACCAAAAATCCCCTTGATCAACACAAAAACGGTCTTCAATGTCTCAATCGAAAATTTTCTTCTGAATCCCTGAACAGAAATTCCATAATAGGCGATTCCCTTTTCTTCAGCCAGCTTTTTTTCCAGCCCCTTAGGCGTACCCACATAAAGGATCTCAGCTTCCAAATCTTGCTTCTGAATCTCTTCTACAAGCGAAAGAGCCGGATAAATATGTCCGCCCGTCCCTCCGCCACTAATGATATAACGCATGGTTCCCCCTTATTCACTGATGGAAATGCTGATTAAAATCCCTGCCATGGACAAGAAAGTAATCAATGCCGTTCCTCCATAACTAATTAATGGTAATACGACCCCCGTATTGGGCAACAAACCTGTTCCTACACCGATGTGGATAATAGTCTGAAAAGCATAGAGCGCAGTAATTCCAATCGCTAAAAGAGCTCCATATCGATTTTGTGTACGCATAGCTATTTTTAACCCCGCCCAAATAAAGAGACCATAAACAAAGATCGTGGATATTGCACCAATAAACCCAAGCTCCTCGGCTAGAACAGAAAAAATGAAATCATTATAAGGATATGGCAAATAATAATATTTCTGTATCCCTTGCCCAAGACCAACGCCCGTTAAACTACCATGAGCATAGGCATATAAGGACTGCCGTAATTGAAAATTCAAGGTGCCCAAATACTCATCCTGATGCAGCCAAGCATCCACTCGTTTCCATTGATAGGAATTTGTAAGAAATGCCCGATAAAATACAGCTCCAACAGCCCCGCCCCCAACGATGACGGAAAGCAAGATCTCTGGCACTCTCAATCCAGCACAGATCAACATAACAAACATGGTGGCCGCTACCGTCAAAGTACTACTCAAGTCATCCTGGACCAAGATCAGTCCAGCGGTTACGGCGATTAACAAAAGTGCTGGTACAGCCTCTTTTAAAAATGACTTAAACTCACAGGTCGATAAAAATTTTGCATAGTAAAGAATAGCACCAACCTTAACGAACTCTACCGGCATCATGCGATAACCAAAGAGTTCTAAAAATCGCCTTGATCCATTCACTTCTTTTCCCATCGGGGAGAAAAGGGTTAAAAGAACAAGGGCAATCGAAGCTGCGTATAAGAGAATAGAAACCCGTTCATATACCCGATAATGAATGCGGCTTGCTATAAAAAACATGATAAATCCAAGAAACAAAAACTTCAAATGGCGAGAAATAAAGAAATATACATCTCCATTTTTTTGAATCAAAGCGGTCGGCACGCTAGCGCTATAAACCATAACAACCCCAAGTATCGAAAGAATTGCCACTAGGATGAAAATCATCCAATCCATTTTTTTTCTATTAATCAGTTTCTTCAATTTTCATCACAACCTGACGGAATATTTCTCCTCGTTCTTCATAACTTTTATATTGATCCCAACTTGCACAAGCCGGTGATAAAAGAATCCAATCATCTTCTTGAGAATTTTTTAAAGATAGCGCTACCGCCTCATTCAAATCCGATGCATATAAGATTTTCGAAATTCCTGCACTTTCTGCAGCCGCTTTCATCTTGCTAGCCGTTTGACCCATAAGTATGACCGTATGAACCTGATTGATGCGGCAAGCTTCAAAAAAATCGCCAAAAACCTCACCCTTGTCATATCCACCGCCAATCAAAACCTTTGGTCCTTCTACCGCCTGAACCGCTGCTACACTGGCTTCTGTGTTGGTTCCCTTTGAGTCATTAAAAAATCCACGTTTTCCGTGTTTTCCCAACCACTCAAAACGATGAGATATTCCTTGAAAGGAAAGAATTGTCTTTTGAATAGCCTCAAT
This genomic window contains:
- a CDS encoding DUF881 domain-containing protein, whose amino-acid sequence is MNDKRKLTLFIASLVLGFCLLWLARVQSSRLQEADKSELIRLENQIEILSEQIQTREDSLIERAQILETYQSLTDEIETLAYLREDLKEKRILSGSQAVKGPGILIKVNDRSNDGEQVEMFDLVHNTDILNIVNDLRAAGAEAISIEGERVTWGSKIQCGGPIIWVNDESTTAPFVMKVIGDPSVLFAAVTAPNTYTDLLRSVYNLEVRVLVSENLEILGYERRR
- a CDS encoding DUF881 domain-containing protein: MKKRWIEGLIIGVICVVGVRVASQMEIEQRYPYGNEALLQQIQTLKKELNHQSETIAVLETENDFLRDQTKSSDEIVNRYIDTIDELEMKLGYTQAQGPGVEVRIQEDNLYPNMSVLADNTEILHDVISYLNVADAEAIEINGERYTARTEILKVGSHINVNGISIGSPIVIRAIGDPDKLAAALDLKGGIVFAIENYLGLEVEVVKQEKMILKSQVPRKSSRFIRGVDNE
- the murG gene encoding undecaprenyldiphospho-muramoylpentapeptide beta-N-acetylglucosaminyltransferase, which gives rise to MRYIISGGGTGGHIYPALSLVEEIQKQDLEAEILYVGTPKGLEKKLAEEKGIAYYGISVQGFRRKFSIETLKTVFVLIKGIFGAFSVMRSFKPDVVIGTGGYVSGPIVMMGTFFPGVFTAIQEQNAYPGVTNRILSRRVNLVFTAFEESHKWLKRAREIRLVGNPVRKAFYDVSEKKSKEFHVLSFGGSGGQTSLNKAVLELLQETKINFIWTHATGVRHYEAFISEIDNLPDQVQVRAYLPEIFDDMVDADLVVTGAGAITIAELQALGKASILIPKAYTTEYHQFFNAKAMVDAGASLMCEEKDLTGQWLMDAVEKLRSDSDLRKKMASQSREMSNPLVTQEIFQLIWERVKHGE
- the spoVE gene encoding stage V sporulation protein E, whose translation is MVYSASVPTALIQKNGDVYFFISRHLKFLFLGFIMFFIASRIHYRVYERVSILLYAASIALVLLTLFSPMGKEVNGSRRFLELFGYRMMPVEFVKVGAILYYAKFLSTCEFKSFLKEAVPALLLIAVTAGLILVQDDLSSTLTVAATMFVMLICAGLRVPEILLSVIVGGGAVGAVFYRAFLTNSYQWKRVDAWLHQDEYLGTLNFQLRQSLYAYAHGSLTGVGLGQGIQKYYYLPYPYNDFIFSVLAEELGFIGAISTIFVYGLFIWAGLKIAMRTQNRYGALLAIGITALYAFQTIIHIGVGTGLLPNTGVVLPLISYGGTALITFLSMAGILISISISE